The sequence below is a genomic window from Lycium ferocissimum isolate CSIRO_LF1 chromosome 9, AGI_CSIRO_Lferr_CH_V1, whole genome shotgun sequence.
TATATGAATGGAAGCCACACTACTATGAAAAATGCCAAATTATTAGGCACAAATGTGCCCTTGAACTACCTGCAAAGACAAGGAGGAGAGGATACCACAAGTAGGTGACAACTTGGGCCTCAAAAGGGCTTAGTCAACAACAGAAAGAGCCGCAAAAACAAACAGCTCCTCCACAGCTAGAGCAAAATGTAGGCATCGATGTAGCTAAGCCTATTGAAAAGGTCGTAACCAAGGAGACTGGTATTGCTATGGTGGTGCGGCAAGGTCGACAGCCCCAAGCCTCGGGCGATGTATGCAAATTAGCAAAGACAATGGAGATTCGGATAGTTGTAGCCCATTTCGTATTGGCACTTGATATGACAAACTTTCCAATTTTTGAGTGCGGTTGCTAAACCAAGGATGGGTAGCGAAAGGCCATGAGTTTAAGTGGTGAGCAAACAGTTATACCTCCCGATAAGGGAGGACAAAATTTACTATGATtggctgatttggaatgttCGAGGGATCAATAAGAGATATAAGCAGAAGGAAGTAAAAACGTTGTTAGTTAATAATAAGGTAAAATTAGCAGGCTTGATCGAGACTAGGGTGAAACAACACAATGCACAGGCAATCTCTAAGTGCATTGCTCCAGGATGGGGACATGCTAATAACTATTCTGCTGCGTGTAATGGGAGGATATGGGTAGTGTGGGACCCGAATTACTACACAGTTATAATACTTAGAGTAGAAGACCAACTTATTCACTGCTTGGTACAAAATGCTTCTGAAGTTAATTGCTACTTAACtattatttatggatttaaCAGCATTGAGCAACGGAGAACATTGTGGGGATATCTTAAGGATATAGCTCAGGGCCTTAACAGCCCTTGGGCTATTTGTGGGGACTTTAATGCCTTGCTGTTTGCCCAGGATAGACTCAGTGGAAATCCTGTCCAATTTGCTGAGATAAAAGA
It includes:
- the LOC132031893 gene encoding uncharacterized protein LOC132031893; amino-acid sequence: MDGVVVQLEKEEVDRETAKWKCSLIVYSIGECPGYNSMCRFISQSWNSVAEPEVYLHEEGLIETRVKQHNAQAISKCIAPGWGHANNYSAACNGRIWVVWDPNYYTVIILRVEDQLIHCLVQNASEVNCYLTIIYGFNSIEQRRTLWGYLKDIAQGLNSPWAICGDFNALLFAQDRLSGNPVQFAEIKDFAKCLQETHLNELSWRGDYFTWTNKRKTVDRVCSRLDRAFGNHEWIFDLGTRPTNI